A window of Pseudomonas mucidolens contains these coding sequences:
- a CDS encoding cysteine hydrolase family protein — MTKQALILIDIQKDYFPQGKWPLDGVEAAADKAQRLLKAFRQAGDAVIHVRHEFTSQDAPFFTPGSEGAHLHPKVLNEHHEPVVLKHFVNAFRETHLRELLEQRSITDLVVVGSMSHMCIDGVVRAAADLGYKVTVIHDACATRDLEFNGVTIPAAQVHGAYMASLAFGYASVVAADEFLTTQVAI; from the coding sequence ATGACCAAGCAAGCACTCATCCTAATCGATATCCAGAAGGACTACTTCCCCCAGGGCAAATGGCCGCTTGACGGGGTGGAAGCGGCTGCAGATAAGGCACAGCGACTACTCAAAGCATTTCGCCAGGCCGGCGATGCGGTGATCCATGTGCGTCATGAGTTCACATCGCAAGATGCGCCTTTCTTCACGCCGGGCTCGGAAGGCGCACATCTGCATCCCAAAGTGTTGAACGAACACCACGAGCCGGTGGTACTCAAACACTTCGTGAATGCGTTTCGCGAGACCCACCTGCGCGAACTGCTGGAACAACGCAGCATCACCGATCTGGTGGTAGTCGGCAGCATGAGCCACATGTGCATCGATGGGGTCGTGCGGGCAGCGGCAGACCTGGGCTACAAGGTCACGGTGATCCACGATGCCTGCGCCACGCGCGACCTGGAGTTCAACGGCGTGACCATCCCGGCAGCCCAGGTGCATGGCGCTTATATGGCCTCATTGGCGTTTGGTTATGCGAGCGTAGTAGCGGCAGATGAATTTCTGACGACTCAAGTGGCAATCTGA
- the clsB gene encoding cardiolipin synthase ClsB has translation MNSAPVEKVAVEHIATDQPPQEANTRDLDYGWQPGNQIELLENGEAYFPKVFDALREARREILLETFILFEDKVGHELQGILIEAAQRGVNVVVSLDGFGCGELSPGFLGELAAAGVSVQIFDPASKTLGVRTNWFRRLHRKIVVVDATVGFIGGINFSADHLGDFGPEAKQDYAVQVTGPAVADLHHFALAQSGRQVRTRRGWRRRGQRPSLWAPGDGDGWVRLIYRDNLLHRSDIEEAYLHALRKAQQRVVIANAYFFPGYRLLREIRNAARRGVHVQLILQGEPDVLLAKLAARMLYDYLLKEGVVIHEYCERPLHGKVALVDDDWSTVGSSNLDPLSLSLNLEANVLIHDQGFNQQLYERLEVLSRNHCKTMPENRTPRGWLWRVTVGFMVFHVLRHFPAWIGGLPAHKPRLKPFIQQPRSQDHDPSPRG, from the coding sequence ATGAACAGTGCCCCCGTGGAAAAGGTCGCGGTGGAGCACATCGCCACCGATCAGCCGCCGCAGGAAGCCAATACCCGTGACCTGGACTACGGCTGGCAGCCTGGCAACCAGATTGAACTGCTGGAAAACGGCGAGGCGTACTTTCCCAAGGTCTTCGATGCGTTGCGCGAGGCGCGCCGGGAGATTCTGCTGGAGACCTTTATTCTGTTCGAGGACAAGGTCGGTCACGAGCTGCAAGGCATTCTGATCGAGGCGGCGCAGCGCGGCGTAAACGTGGTGGTCAGCCTCGACGGCTTTGGTTGCGGCGAGCTGAGCCCGGGCTTTCTGGGTGAACTGGCAGCGGCCGGGGTGTCAGTGCAGATCTTCGATCCAGCCTCCAAGACCCTGGGGGTGCGTACCAACTGGTTCCGCCGCCTGCACCGCAAGATCGTGGTGGTCGATGCCACTGTCGGGTTTATCGGCGGGATCAACTTTTCCGCCGATCACCTGGGGGATTTCGGTCCCGAGGCCAAGCAGGATTACGCGGTGCAGGTGACCGGGCCGGCGGTGGCAGATTTGCACCACTTCGCCTTGGCGCAAAGCGGTCGCCAGGTGCGCACGCGGCGCGGCTGGCGGCGCCGGGGACAACGCCCGTCGCTCTGGGCTCCGGGTGACGGTGATGGCTGGGTACGGCTGATCTACCGCGACAACCTGCTACACCGCTCGGACATCGAAGAAGCTTACCTGCACGCCTTGCGCAAGGCACAACAGCGGGTGGTGATTGCCAACGCCTATTTCTTTCCGGGCTATCGCTTGCTGCGGGAAATCAGAAATGCCGCCCGACGTGGTGTGCACGTACAACTGATCCTGCAAGGCGAACCGGACGTACTACTGGCCAAGCTGGCGGCGCGCATGCTTTACGACTATTTGCTCAAGGAAGGCGTGGTCATCCACGAATACTGCGAGCGGCCGCTGCACGGCAAGGTGGCGCTGGTGGACGATGACTGGAGCACCGTGGGTTCGAGTAATCTCGATCCGCTGAGTCTGTCGTTGAACCTGGAAGCCAATGTGCTGATTCATGACCAAGGCTTCAATCAACAGCTGTATGAACGCCTGGAAGTGTTGAGCAGGAACCATTGCAAGACCATGCCGGAAAACCGCACCCCACGCGGCTGGTTATGGCGGGTCACCGTGGGTTTTATGGTGTTCCATGTGTTGCGTCATTTCCCGGCCTGGATCGGCGGGCTGCCAGCGCATAAACCGCGCTTGAAACCCTTCATCCAACAGCCTCGGAGCCAGGATCATGACCCAAGCCCACGCGGCTGA
- a CDS encoding lysylphosphatidylglycerol synthase domain-containing protein, translating to MTQAHAADGRQPGFFARWKKPLTIAFFLLLIVLFTLLARRIDWSEVLATLSDFKLRTLLIAAGLTLCSFLVYACFDLIGRTYVRQPLRWKQILPVGFISYAFNLNLSAWVGGIAMRYRLYSRLGVSNGNIAKILGLSLATNWFGYMTLAGAVFCSGLVTLPPGWKLSSGALQGVGVLLLLASLSYLAACRFSQRRSWSVRGIEINLPSLRMALLQLALGALNWSLMAAVIFTLLPKNLEYPVVLGVLLISSIAGVVTHIPAGLGVLEAVFIALLQHEASRGSLLAGLIAYRAIYFILPLLVALVMYLGVEAKAKALRVKKTPS from the coding sequence ATGACCCAAGCCCACGCGGCTGACGGTAGACAACCAGGGTTTTTCGCGCGCTGGAAAAAGCCCCTCACCATCGCTTTTTTCCTGCTGCTGATCGTGCTGTTCACCCTGCTCGCCCGGCGTATCGACTGGAGTGAAGTGCTCGCGACCCTCAGCGACTTCAAACTGCGGACCTTGCTGATCGCGGCCGGGCTGACCCTGTGCAGCTTCCTGGTATATGCATGTTTCGACTTGATCGGTCGCACCTATGTGCGCCAGCCCTTGCGCTGGAAACAGATCCTGCCGGTAGGGTTCATCAGCTACGCGTTCAACCTCAACCTAAGCGCCTGGGTCGGCGGTATCGCCATGCGCTATCGGTTGTATTCACGACTGGGTGTCAGCAACGGCAATATCGCAAAAATCCTTGGCTTGAGCCTGGCCACCAACTGGTTTGGCTACATGACCCTGGCCGGCGCGGTGTTCTGCAGCGGCCTGGTGACACTGCCGCCAGGCTGGAAACTCAGCAGCGGCGCATTGCAAGGGGTCGGCGTTCTGCTGCTACTGGCCAGTTTGAGTTACTTGGCGGCCTGCCGTTTTTCCCAGCGCCGGTCTTGGTCGGTGCGGGGCATCGAGATCAATCTGCCGTCTTTGCGCATGGCGCTGCTGCAACTGGCACTCGGCGCGCTGAATTGGTCGCTGATGGCTGCGGTGATTTTTACCTTGTTGCCGAAAAACCTCGAGTATCCGGTGGTGCTGGGCGTGTTGTTGATCAGCAGCATCGCCGGGGTGGTGACGCATATTCCTGCGGGGCTTGGCGTGTTGGAGGCGGTGTTTATCGCGCTGCTGCAACACGAAGCATCACGCGGCAGTCTGCTGGCCGGCTTGATTGCCTATCGGGCGATCTATTTTATCTTGCCGCTGCTGGTGGCGCTGGTGATGTACCTCGGCGTGGAGGCCAAGGCCAAGGCACTGCGGGTGAAAAAGACACCCTCTTGA
- a CDS encoding endonuclease/exonuclease/phosphatase family protein, translating into MAAIPEWVPVTPSAAITRFTVLTVNTHKGFTALNRRFILPELREAIRSEAADVVFLQEIHGTHERHPQRYSNWPSMPQYEFLADSIWPQFAYGRNAVYPHGDHGNALLSKFQIIQHENLDISQSGHESRGLLHCVLRLPGSTKELHAICVHLGLREVHRQQQLKLLARRISEIPDDAPLIVAGDFNDWRQQADLSQSGLQEVFAHAHGKHARTFPARLPLLALDRIYVRNLKAHRPHVLTSRPWSHLSDHAPLSVEVEL; encoded by the coding sequence ATGGCTGCGATTCCAGAATGGGTGCCTGTCACGCCCAGCGCCGCCATCACGCGCTTTACCGTGTTGACGGTCAACACCCACAAGGGCTTCACCGCCCTGAACCGACGGTTCATCTTGCCGGAGCTGCGCGAAGCGATTCGCAGCGAGGCCGCCGACGTGGTGTTCCTGCAGGAAATCCACGGCACCCACGAGCGGCATCCTCAACGCTACAGCAACTGGCCGAGCATGCCCCAGTATGAATTTCTCGCCGACAGCATCTGGCCGCAATTCGCCTATGGCCGCAATGCGGTATATCCCCACGGCGATCATGGCAACGCGCTGCTGTCGAAATTCCAGATCATCCAGCATGAAAATCTCGACATTTCCCAGAGCGGCCATGAAAGTCGCGGACTGTTGCACTGCGTATTGCGCCTGCCCGGCAGCACCAAAGAGCTGCATGCCATCTGCGTTCACCTGGGGTTACGGGAAGTGCATCGCCAGCAGCAACTGAAGTTGTTGGCCCGGCGCATCAGCGAAATCCCTGACGACGCACCGTTGATTGTCGCCGGCGATTTCAACGACTGGCGCCAGCAGGCCGACCTTAGCCAGAGCGGTCTGCAAGAGGTGTTTGCGCACGCCCATGGCAAGCACGCACGCACGTTCCCGGCGCGGCTGCCGCTGTTGGCGCTGGACCGCATCTATGTGCGCAACCTCAAGGCGCATCGACCGCACGTGCTGACCTCCCGTCCCTGGTCCCATCTGTCCGATCACGCGCCCCTGTCAGTGGAGGTCGAACTATGA
- a CDS encoding alpha-xenorhabdolysin family binary toxin subunit B, translating into MSDSTVLLNAPNMMAVKDCREAIHYYAKIYLSDIDIESLRTDALALSRYVSEVDQDVNDLVLKVGSVMDVADVSSFLDDIQDMSSDPDALADYKKELVKLLEEKKKILTDLRQALDDATYNMDTMSFTSNTFRLKELAATKENIKLNAKNENVGVEYDWLLQKKHALDVAIEAYDSKSIYDMAKPLLDQVEHLANAALNGPAEFKKDLVKEGIEAAKFILKSADDGIKHNDMLQARIQMIQKLAERDKINNEYDQRLKDNFEETRRITAFEDLRKPKKEYLDEVKKIIAALDSFIEMVFADVKDKDKAQEIAGGFVTHAPELVTYSRNVYLKWLR; encoded by the coding sequence ATGAGCGACTCTACTGTTTTATTGAATGCGCCGAATATGATGGCTGTAAAGGACTGTCGAGAGGCTATTCACTATTATGCAAAAATATACCTGAGCGATATTGATATTGAATCGTTGAGGACAGATGCGCTTGCGCTTTCGCGGTATGTGAGTGAGGTAGATCAGGACGTCAATGACCTCGTGCTTAAGGTGGGCAGCGTCATGGATGTTGCGGACGTCTCATCATTTCTGGACGATATCCAAGACATGAGCTCAGATCCGGATGCGTTGGCTGACTACAAAAAGGAGCTTGTCAAGCTACTGGAGGAGAAGAAAAAAATACTTACTGATCTCCGTCAAGCGTTGGATGACGCGACGTACAATATGGATACTATGAGTTTTACCAGTAATACTTTCAGGCTTAAAGAGCTTGCCGCTACCAAAGAGAATATTAAACTCAATGCAAAAAATGAGAACGTAGGAGTAGAGTACGACTGGTTGCTGCAGAAAAAACATGCGCTTGATGTGGCCATTGAGGCTTATGATTCCAAGTCAATTTATGATATGGCCAAGCCTCTTTTAGATCAGGTTGAACACCTTGCAAATGCGGCACTGAACGGGCCAGCAGAATTTAAAAAAGATTTGGTGAAAGAAGGTATTGAAGCGGCCAAATTTATCCTAAAATCTGCTGATGACGGGATAAAACACAACGATATGCTACAGGCACGGATCCAAATGATTCAAAAGCTTGCGGAGAGAGATAAAATTAATAATGAATATGATCAACGCCTTAAGGATAATTTTGAGGAAACGCGGCGGATAACGGCTTTTGAAGACCTTCGCAAACCAAAAAAAGAGTATCTCGATGAAGTAAAAAAAATCATTGCAGCACTCGATTCATTCATTGAGATGGTTTTTGCGGACGTAAAAGATAAGGACAAGGCACAAGAAATTGCTGGAGGCTTTGTGACGCATGCACCTGAGCTTGTTACCTACTCAAGGAACGTATATCTGAAGTGGTTGCGATAG
- a CDS encoding alpha/beta hydrolase family protein: MTARSETITIEIDDEQMNGTFLSPKSKVPGVLFVHGWGGSQERDLERAKGIAGLGCVCLTFDLRGHADNGIPLSRVTREDNLRDLLAAYDRLLAHPAIDTSAVAVVGTSYGGYLSAILTSLRPVRWLALRVPALYRDEKWHTPKRDLDKVDLLDYRSTLVNAQTNRALHACAAFTGDVLIVESETDDHVPHSTIMSYRAACQQTHSLTHRIIDGADHSLTDPVSQQAYTSILVSWVTEMVVGERLSIIQSQG, from the coding sequence ATGACGGCTAGAAGCGAAACCATCACTATCGAAATCGACGACGAGCAGATGAACGGCACCTTCCTCAGCCCCAAATCCAAGGTGCCGGGCGTGTTGTTTGTGCACGGCTGGGGCGGCAGCCAGGAGCGCGACCTGGAGCGCGCCAAAGGCATCGCCGGGCTGGGTTGCGTGTGCCTGACCTTCGACTTGCGCGGGCATGCCGACAATGGCATTCCGCTGTCGCGGGTTACCCGTGAGGACAATCTGCGCGACCTGCTGGCGGCCTACGATCGATTGCTGGCACATCCGGCCATCGACACCTCGGCGGTGGCGGTGGTGGGCACCAGTTACGGCGGCTATCTGTCGGCGATCCTCACCTCGTTGCGCCCGGTACGCTGGCTGGCGCTGCGAGTGCCGGCGCTGTACCGCGACGAGAAATGGCATACACCCAAGCGCGACCTGGATAAAGTCGATTTGCTCGATTACCGCAGTACCCTGGTAAACGCGCAAACCAACCGCGCGTTACACGCGTGTGCGGCGTTTACCGGTGATGTGCTGATCGTCGAATCGGAAACCGATGATCATGTGCCCCATTCCACCATCATGAGTTATCGGGCAGCCTGCCAGCAGACCCATTCCTTGACCCACCGGATCATCGACGGTGCCGACCATTCATTGACTGATCCGGTGTCCCAGCAGGCCTACACCTCGATCCTGGTGAGCTGGGTGACCGAAATGGTGGTGGGCGAGCGCTTGAGCATTATCCAATCCCAGGGTTGA
- a CDS encoding alpha-xenorhabdolysin family binary toxin subunit A produces the protein MERSAEYPIPIVTRDDVRVIERYVAQGQILPLTEDDVHAKYSKYAPATLTREIMQNFRTINTHAQSWQDVQDAMITVSAVLVAFSKDLHEYGDEAVEVIKDMKGYRTNKIDSMTEAQIRELPSISFDGDEQRQMESVEVTVDYIRKSIRAKKADSGSALERLNIFRDTLTNEIEPWIGQMIKVSNPDALDTAIAESRIELVKIKNNIVQMNAPKSNWGLLMDLTNTLHITNTLNDQEMSDSVRAQHIKRREDALKKLESNNQLRGMLQTLYVGMGSLYDVVDPAIKAVAQLHGHWENILALIEDSLAQFRRESSYAYLGLFVIKLERVLQDWSHIENNSTTLQNAFRL, from the coding sequence ATGGAACGCAGTGCAGAGTACCCCATTCCCATTGTGACCCGCGATGATGTACGTGTTATTGAGCGTTATGTCGCGCAGGGACAGATCCTCCCTCTGACGGAAGATGATGTACACGCGAAGTATAGTAAGTACGCGCCAGCCACCCTGACACGAGAGATAATGCAGAATTTTAGAACCATTAATACTCATGCCCAATCATGGCAAGACGTTCAGGACGCAATGATCACTGTAAGCGCGGTGCTCGTGGCATTTTCAAAAGACCTTCATGAATATGGTGATGAAGCAGTTGAGGTCATTAAAGACATGAAGGGTTATAGAACAAACAAAATCGATAGCATGACTGAAGCCCAAATACGAGAGCTACCTTCAATATCATTTGATGGCGATGAGCAGCGCCAGATGGAGAGCGTGGAGGTGACCGTTGATTATATAAGAAAATCTATCCGGGCTAAAAAAGCCGACAGCGGTAGTGCATTGGAACGTCTCAACATCTTTAGAGATACATTGACCAATGAGATCGAGCCCTGGATTGGGCAAATGATTAAGGTATCAAATCCAGATGCGCTGGATACGGCGATAGCTGAGAGCCGCATCGAACTCGTTAAGATAAAGAATAATATTGTTCAGATGAACGCTCCGAAAAGCAATTGGGGGCTGCTGATGGACCTCACAAACACTTTACATATAACCAACACGTTAAACGATCAAGAAATGTCCGATTCGGTCAGGGCTCAGCACATTAAGCGTAGAGAAGATGCCTTGAAAAAGCTAGAGTCAAACAACCAGCTCAGGGGTATGCTTCAAACTCTGTATGTTGGCATGGGCTCTTTATACGACGTTGTGGATCCCGCTATCAAAGCCGTGGCACAGCTTCACGGCCATTGGGAAAATATTCTCGCACTTATCGAGGACTCCTTGGCACAGTTCAGACGTGAGTCGAGTTATGCATACCTGGGTCTCTTTGTCATAAAGTTGGAGCGGGTTTTACAAGATTGGAGTCATATTGAAAATAACTCCACTACCTTGCAGAATGCCTTCAGACTCTAG
- a CDS encoding DUF3182 family protein encodes MNSNQRKNLVVAHSVCPTAPLHEVNTNLQLARWLARTLGLEFGGSYSAEQHAHLEVYLLPTQTLVGPAQALSLGVKGPEDLWGGYVDHDFICTKAISHGLRSSDAIAPEGWSPLFSERVRGVVLDGLSVFALQDALDAATHVLYGGPMRLKPVHACAGRGQEVVRSLDEFEAILARPDAAQLFSEGVVLEQDLQEVVTHSVGQSFIGGHVFSYCGEQFLTEDGQGEAVYGGSELLVVQGYYEDLLALELPDDVRLAINQAQTFDNAADEAYPGFYASRRNYDIAQGLDAEGQRRSGVLEQSWRMGGASGAEVAALQSFIDNPGLKAVRVSSVETYVEQALPTGAIEVYRGPADSSDFLLKYVTVKSYDG; translated from the coding sequence ATGAACTCCAATCAGCGCAAAAACCTCGTCGTCGCCCATTCGGTTTGTCCGACGGCGCCGCTCCATGAAGTGAATACCAACCTCCAGCTCGCCCGTTGGCTGGCGCGCACGCTCGGGCTTGAGTTCGGCGGCAGCTATAGCGCCGAGCAACATGCCCATCTGGAGGTGTATTTATTGCCGACCCAGACCCTTGTGGGACCGGCGCAGGCGTTGTCCCTCGGCGTGAAGGGGCCGGAAGACCTGTGGGGCGGGTATGTCGATCACGATTTCATCTGCACCAAGGCTATCAGCCACGGCCTGCGCAGTAGCGACGCGATTGCGCCCGAGGGCTGGTCGCCGTTGTTTTCCGAGCGCGTGCGTGGGGTGGTGCTGGACGGCCTGAGCGTGTTTGCCCTGCAGGATGCGCTCGATGCGGCCACGCACGTGCTATATGGCGGCCCGATGCGTCTGAAACCGGTGCATGCCTGCGCCGGGCGCGGTCAGGAAGTGGTGCGTAGCCTCGACGAATTCGAGGCCATACTCGCTCGTCCCGATGCCGCGCAGCTGTTCAGCGAAGGCGTGGTGCTGGAGCAGGACTTGCAAGAAGTGGTGACCCACAGCGTCGGCCAGAGTTTTATCGGCGGTCATGTCTTCAGTTATTGCGGTGAACAGTTCCTGACCGAGGACGGGCAGGGCGAAGCCGTCTATGGCGGTTCTGAGCTGCTGGTGGTTCAGGGTTACTACGAAGATCTGCTCGCCCTTGAGCTGCCGGATGATGTGCGCTTGGCCATCAATCAGGCCCAGACATTCGATAACGCGGCAGATGAGGCCTATCCTGGTTTTTATGCGTCCCGACGCAACTACGACATTGCCCAGGGCCTGGATGCTGAAGGTCAACGCCGCAGTGGTGTGCTGGAGCAATCCTGGCGCATGGGCGGCGCCAGCGGCGCGGAAGTCGCGGCGCTGCAAAGCTTCATCGACAACCCCGGGCTGAAGGCGGTTCGCGTGTCATCCGTGGAAACCTATGTCGAGCAGGCCTTGCCCACCGGTGCCATTGAGGTTTATCGAGGACCGGCAGACAGCAGTGACTTCCTTCTCAAATATGTAACGGTCAAATCCTATGACGGCTAG
- a CDS encoding sugar nucleotide-binding protein, with product MRMRLMLLGGGNALGQALIRLGAEEDIGFLAPRPPQDGWDAASLTQLLDDTRPDALINLAYYFDWFQAEAVNEARLAAQELAVERLAELCQHHTITLLQPSSYRVFDGSRATAYSEKDEPVPLGLRGQALWRIEQSVRATCPQHVLLRFGWLLDDSVDGTLGRFLARAETLQELLLADDRRGNPTPVDDAARVIISVLKQLDCAAPLWGTYHYAGQEATTPVALGQAILSEARNFHALAVESPTPQAHAARPDAADEPQHAVLACKKILHTFGIKPRAWRAALPVLLDRFYRHG from the coding sequence ATGCGAATGCGCCTTATGTTACTGGGCGGCGGGAATGCCCTTGGGCAGGCGCTGATTCGCCTCGGTGCGGAGGAAGACATCGGCTTCCTCGCCCCGCGTCCGCCCCAGGACGGCTGGGATGCCGCCAGCCTCACCCAATTGCTCGACGACACCCGTCCCGACGCCTTGATCAACCTCGCCTATTACTTCGACTGGTTTCAGGCGGAGGCAGTCAACGAGGCCCGTCTGGCCGCGCAGGAACTGGCGGTCGAACGGCTGGCCGAGCTGTGTCAGCATCACACCATCACGTTGCTGCAACCCTCCAGCTATCGGGTGTTCGACGGCTCGCGTGCCACGGCCTACAGCGAAAAAGACGAACCGGTGCCGCTGGGCTTGCGCGGGCAGGCGTTATGGCGGATCGAGCAAAGTGTACGCGCCACCTGTCCGCAGCATGTGCTGTTGCGCTTTGGCTGGCTGCTCGATGACAGCGTCGACGGCACGCTCGGGCGTTTCCTGGCACGTGCCGAGACACTGCAGGAATTGTTGCTGGCCGATGACCGACGGGGCAATCCGACGCCAGTGGACGATGCGGCGCGGGTGATTATTTCCGTACTCAAGCAGCTCGATTGCGCGGCGCCGCTGTGGGGCACCTATCACTACGCCGGGCAAGAAGCGACCACGCCAGTGGCGCTGGGTCAGGCGATCCTCAGCGAGGCGCGCAATTTTCATGCGCTGGCGGTCGAGTCCCCCACGCCCCAGGCTCACGCCGCCCGGCCGGACGCCGCCGATGAACCGCAACATGCGGTGCTGGCCTGCAAGAAAATCCTCCACACCTTCGGCATCAAGCCGCGCGCGTGGCGGGCCGCACTCCCGGTCTTGTTGGATAGGTTCTATCGCCATGGCTGA